The region ttgtctttttttgatATTTTTCACGAAATTTCACATGGAAGTAGATTGGGCTCTTAGGTTTCATATCCCAAAACCCCCCAAAAAATTCAAATTTACCCGGTACTTTTTTTGAACTTAATGTTCATCCAAGGGTGTGGAGCACCCAAGTGCTGCCAATCCTTTTCGGATAGTAAGCTCCTTCAATTTTGGTCCTCCTGGTGCAGTGGCGGCTGTGGGGACACTATAGGCCTTGCCTGTAAGGGTGTGTTGATGGTTGAGGTTcctattttttcttttctattcTATTATTAAAATTTATTTTTCCATATTTTAATTCATGAATATCTATTAAAAATTATGAACATTGTTTAATCCCTAAATAAATTTTTAATTTGATGATCATTTTAAAAAATAATGATATTTTTAAAGTTTGTGAATAATATTTCAAATCCATGAATATTTTAAAAttctgaattatttaaaaaaatcaagTATTTTTAGTctacaaaattaaagaaaaaaatatttttgaaaaatccATGAACATCTTTTGATTTAACAAAAATattcaaataaagaaagacaactggCTTTCTATAAAATTGTAGGGGAGCAAGCCAGTGGAGCGGGGAGGCGAACTGAGTGAGCGAGAGGTTTATGGGCTGGCTCTTGTGGATGTTACAGCAACAATTCCATGGTTTCAACGTAGAATATGAGGACCCAAGGGAATGACACGCCGACCACCAGCCGACACCGAGGTCAAAATGTTTAAAGATATCACAACTCCACAACAAACAACCCGACTCTCGTTTCAGAATAAATACCGTCTCTAGCAGCACCCCAGCACAAATATACAAATGAGCAAACACCACCAGAACATAATTAAAACCCAGCCAACattgataaactaaaacgaaacaacCGACTATAATAATCTGCTAGAGAAAAAAAGACTTAATCCCATGAGCAACCTAACATGATAGACGGATGAAATAAAAATACAATTAAAACCTAAGGCAGTGTAAATGAAACCATGACATAAAACCCAACCACAATAGCTTTTCCTCGAGAAAAAAGAGATGATCCTATGAGTGAAGAACGACACATCGAAGCATGCATCAGCCTCCAGTAAATTCTATCCATAAAAATTAACCATGTGACATGCTCGTCCTGCCTATAACTAAGAGAGGCCCAGCTCGCTCTAAGTAGGGTATCTGTAAAGGATCATTTTTATTGAATTAATTGCTGTCACTATATATGTAGGTGAACAATGCAGGGCAATTGCTCTTCAAGCCCACTACTGAATGTACAATGGAGGAATACTCAAATCTGCTGACCACCAACTTGGAGTCGAGCTTCCATCTCAACCAGCTCGCACACCCTCTTCTCATACACGCTTCTATTGCCGGAGGAGGCAGCATCATCAACATGTCCTCCATTGGAGGCTCAATTGGCTATGCAGGCTCCACAATTTATGCTACCACAAAAGGTACACATGTACTTGCCAAGATATACAATAGACAATATTATTAATACATTATAATGGATATTTGTAGATGTTGCTAGTTATAGTGTGACTCTTTTAGCAATAACACTATATATAACGGTATTGAATGCCCTACCGTGTCTCTTTTAGTCACAGTTCGATTGAATGTATTGTCACGAAAAAATGTAGAGCAGAACCGCGTCTTGTCTCGCCCGCTCCCACGAACGGGGAGGCCAACCCTTGCGCCGCCCACCTCCCTCGCCACCATCAGAACACGTTGTCGGGCAAAGCccggccggcgtcggtggtggcATGGCCTCTTCCCCTTCCTCGCGGTGGGCTGGCGCGGGACAGCGACTCAGCCCGGATGCAGCCGGGGCGACACGGCGGTGGCGTCCTGGTGTGGCGGCGCGGGCGGCTACTCGTTGGGGGCGTGGTGGGGCGTGCCTGCGCGGGTGGGGGCTGTGGGCGTCCCGACCTAGATCTAGATCCGGCGGATGCTCCAGCCGGCTACCAGCAGGCGGCGCGGGCTGAGGCAGCACGGGCCGGCTGTCCCTGGTGGCTTTGTCTACTAGAGGGGATCGGCGTGGCGGCGTGCTCCTTGCTGGGGTGGTCTGGCGGCTCTATGGCTGTGGTGACCACGTCCGGGGAGCGGATGGTGCAGATCGATGGGTAGGCGGCGCTTGTGTTCGGTGACGTGTCTCTACCAGTGGCGCTGGCTGGCGGTGCAGCATGCCTCCTCCCCTGGTTCTAGGCCGAAGTAGGGCTGCGAGCTGGGCTCGTGCTCGGCCGGATCTGGACGGTGCCCGGGGCGAGTTAGAGTTCGCGCCCCGGGAAGGTACGCCTGGATCAATCGCGGAGATGCCCCTGGGTACGGTGGATGTTGGTGGTGGTCGGGGCTCCGCTACACTGTTCGACAGATCAGTGTCAACGGCTACAGTCAAGGCGTCATGCGAGCGGGTTCGGCGACGGCCATCGGTCATCACGGAGTAGGGTCTTCCCCGTTCATCGGGTACGGCTGGAGATCCAGGCGTGGATGCCTCCTACTGTGGAGGCGTCCACCCATACTTTGTGGCTGATGCCGGGATAGGAGCGAAAGGTGTCGCCTTTTCTCCTCCTTCCGTGGCAGATGCACTTTGATCTGGATGGTTGGTGGAGTCCTGGACATGAATGCAGGGGCGGCGGTCCTGGATGGTGGTCCGCATGGTTGGCTCTCCGGGGGGCATCATGGTGGCGGGGATGGCATTACATCGTGGTCGTGTGGGTGGCAAGAGGTGGTGCACCGGGTGGCTCAGGTGTGCTCTTTGTCTCTGACGGTGGTCGTGCCCCGATCCGGATTTAGAAGATCTATGCTCCTCACGCTTGCCCTGGAGACCTCGTGGTGACGCGGGGGAGCTGTCGAGCGAAAGCTCTGTGCTTTGTCGCTGACAATGACGACACTCGCGGGCGTCATTATCTTCTTGAAGACGTCGTCACGGCGCTCCTCTCCATGTCCGGGTTCTGGCTAAAAATCTCTGTCTGTTGTAGACTCGGCAACGATGACGCCTAACGCCATTATCCTCCTCGGGGCGTTGTTGTGGAGCTTAGGTGTTATAGGGCTTAGCACTGTGTTGCTTTAACTTATCTTGTACTTTATTTCGGTAGCGTAGTCGTTCTGCATGATCCGATCATCTTGGGATCGGCAGTGTTTGGGGGCCACCCCATCTCCTTCTATCTTCCGATCGTGTACTCTGATTGATTGTTGATTTATACATAAAGCGGGGCAAAATCCTGTGTCAAACAAAAATATTGCCCCATCAAAATGGTCCATTATTTCTATGAATTCTGAAGGAAAAAAAATGGATCGATGTCCTTGTTTTTTTTCTCCCTCATCGTTGTGCTTCTCGTCATTTATCATGTAGGTGCAATGAACCAACTTACAAGGAGTTTGGCCACCGAGTGGGCCTCTGACAAGATTCGTGTGAATGGCATCGCCCCAGGATTTGTCACAACCGACATGCTTAAAGATGTAAGCAATGACCTAGCATATATTTTGATTAAAGAACAACACACGAATTTAATTTGATTTGGTAGCTCTAAGATAGTAAGTTCACTTTTCTatcttttgaaaaggaggatgaccttctgcctctgcatctgggcgatgcatgcagtcattttattaattatttataaAATACTTACAAAGTATATCAGCTAgtctgaagccatcatcttggcaaCATCTGTTGCTAGTCTTGTCTATTTGACGAAGAGGTGCCGATTGTCTGAGccaaataccaaacagacatcgcaccaaagaCTAACATCTAAAAtcggaggccccaaccaagccgCATTGCTGGGTCTGGGACACACACCGGTCTGACGCACTCTCAGAGGTCACCGTCACCGTCTTCCACCGATCCATCTCTAGAGCAGGTACTGACACATCGCCCTTGCCAAGCCTGCTGTCGACGCCACCATGGCACCAGACAACACCACCATCCTGTACGTATCCATCAACACGCGCTTGTCGCCGAAATTTCGCAGCGCCATGCCACCGAGATCCGCCGTCGGCCTTGTGGTGGATgtaacaccgctcctcctctcATCCCATCCagccagcacttgctccaaaacgatgacCTCGGGAGGAAGTACGACACCGAAGGTGCCGTCATCGTCTGATCTGGTAgacctagatctagggtttccccctgaACATCCCGATCGAGTTGATGTGACCTACAACGACAATGCCTCGGGAAGGAAATGACGTCAGAGGCGCCGCCATTGTCCGCCAAGACTGCAGTCAGGCGCGATTTTCATCGGAAACCGCATCGTCCTGATCTCGCGGCTGGCTGGAACCGCGCGGAGCCTCGCCATGAAGGCGTATGCCGCCACCGGTACTCCGGCGGATATCCTCCATCTCCTCACCTGAGCCCTCATTGTGCTGCCGACCATCCACATGAAGAATGGACGACAGATTTGGGTGGCATCCAGATCCGCGGCCGCCGCCATGCCCACCATCGCCAGAGAACCCGCCGGTTCCCAATGACCATGGGAGCTAGCACCGCCGCTGCACGACTAGGGGCGCCGCCCTGGCCGTTGCACACGTGCTCCTCGTTGGACTCGCCCTAGTCGATCCATGAGGGTCACCGCCGCATCCCACCGCGGCCTATGATGGTGACAGCGGCAGACGGGAGGCCGTGTCTTGGTTGGCTGCTCGCGGCGCTGAGATCGCCCCTTAGCGGCGCCCTGGGGAGGTGTCGCAAGGGGGTTCTCTGGATGGTGTACTTACGATGCTTAGACGCTCCAAGTTCACTTTACCTGAGTAGAAAAAGATTTCAACATCCAAAATGATGTGTTCTTTTTTGAAGTTTCCAAAATGATGTGTTAGTTGCACCAAAatagctactccctctgtttcataaTACAAGACGTTATtatatctaatatgtgagtatatcgaATGTAATAActatattataggacggagggagttGCTCTTAATTAATTGAAGAGAACATTAGTGATATTTTTTACTATGGTACTACAAGATTCAGAGACTGTCGGTTTAAATTGATCCAATATATTATTACGGCCAAAAATTCGGGAGAGCATAACTTGATGTATTTATTCGTCTTTCCATCTAAGATTATTTTGCAAACTGATAGCAAGTTCTCTTATCTTTTCTAACTAAATGTGGATAACAAGTGGTTTCTGTGTGGATTGCACAGATGGATACAGAGTACGTGAAGGAAGAGCACTCGAAGACCCCACTGGGACGGAGCGGCAAGCCGGTGGAGATAGCCTCGGCAGTGTCATTTTTGTGTATGCCGGCAGCGTCTTTCATCACCGGCCAGATCATTTGCATCGATGGTGGTCGAACCATTAGTGCTTAGCCATCACCACCGCTCCATAAGTCATTTGAATATTTGGCGAATACCACCGTGGGAGagtgaaataataataataaatataaatcaataaataaataatgcCAACAAATAATTAACTCGCACCATGGTGGACGTACGCCTTTCAAGAAATGTCACGAGATAGCATATGTGTACGTGCGCAAATTTCTGCCTAGTCTTTGTGCTGGACATATGTAATGGTGATTCTGGTTAGCAACTTAATTAAGATGGATTGTAATGTCTTTTATGTTGAATGAATAAGATTCTAATTACCAGCAAACGAAAGATGGATATAGATAGAGGACTAGTTTAGATTAACTATATATAAGCTTTTCCACGACGAGAGCTTCCTCATGAAAACTTGAAAGGGTCATAGTATATTCTAGCACACCTACACACCGGTAAGCTAATTGGTTACTCTAGGCCATTACATTAAGTCAGCACCGGTGAGTCAGCCTGCAGGGCATGCCAATGTTCCTCGTCTAGCGCCTAGAGCTTGATCCGATCGAGCACCTGAGAAGCCGCAACATCGCCCGAGACGTCGACCACACTACAGGAATCGCATTCGAAGCCGAGTAGGCGAGTAGTACCCAGCATAGTCGGCTAAGGCCCAAACTATGTTCGACTTCATACAAGTCGAGTGTTACACTCAGTCTACCCCCGGCCGATAACTGCGTGCGCTTACACCCACGCAATACACCCGGCCGATAACCGACTGTTTTCTATCGGGTTCTCGGCTTACCGTAATTAAGTTActcccgtcccataatgtaagacgttttttgacattaGGTGTAAAGCACGGGCATTCAGCAAACTAAAGGCGGTTGACGGTTAACGGCCTTGGCACGTGGCATCGGCCGTAAGCTAAGTGTAGTGTCAACTGCTCTCACCGTCTCTAAATATAATCTCTTTTAAGATTTCAATACGaattacatatggatgtatatagatacgcgttcttatattatgagacggatggAGTatgttttagagtatagattcactcattttgctctgtatatagTTCATAAtagaatctctaaaaaggcttatatttaaaaACAGGGAGTAATAGGTAAGTAAAGAACCCAAAATACTAGGCATCACCACCTGGCAGTGGGTTCCAGCTGTGGCCACATGGCACGAGGTGAGCCGAAGGTACTCTGGAAATTCTGGTTTTGCCGCTTTGCTGACAAGATTGTATAAATTCGGGGTTTACGGTTCGCGTCGGAGGTGATATAAGGGGCGAGTTTGTCTGCGGCCAACCAGAAACCATATATGAAACtgcaaaattttgaaaaaatgtttcgCGAGAGATATGAATGAGAAACACTAGAGATGATcattcatacatacatacatacatatagttCATCGGCGGCGGAAAGTGCGGCGGCCTACCATAACCTAAACTGGCAAAAATGGAGCTCACCGGTGAGCCCTGCGGGTGCGGCAACGGCGCCGATCACTCGTCGGAGGTGTCGGAGGTGAGGTCGACGTACTTGGCGTCCTGCGCTTCGGCTTCGCGGCACCACTCCTCCTTCTCCTCGAACTCGCACGCCCTAGCGAGGCCCTACTCGAGCAGGACGTcgttaacctcctcctcctcccgcgcacTTCGTGCGAGGATGGCGGCCTCCATGGCATCCGCCTCCGCCGGGGGAGGAAATCCTCCAGCCCAATGACGCCACCGCCCTGCCGCTCCGGCTTCGCCTCCCGCGGCGAAGGAGCGCCTGCCTGCGGTTGTACTCTTCTGTCTTGTGGCGGAGGAGCGACGGCGAGAGCCCTTGGTTTGTGTACCTACTGGCAGCCCTTTTCTGAGCGTCGGCGGCGGCAACGCACCGCCTCCGCTCGGGGTCATCGCTCCGCCGGCGCCACGGTCCGCCGACCACATTCCACGCCACATCGAGGGGGATTGAAGTCGCCTGTGGCGAGAAATCGAGAGGAGGATTTTGGAATTGTGGCGGCGCACGGATAGGGTTCCGACCCGTATTCCGGCCATAAACCCTTAGATTTACTGCGCGCGTGCGGGGAGGAGGGGGGGGCGGTGTTTGCGGGCCATCGTAAAAATATTTACGGGCTGGGCGACTATACGGACTCTGGTCTGGCCTAAAAAAGGAGCCATGCCCGTATAGTTGTCAGATTTTTACGGGCCG is a window of Triticum dicoccoides isolate Atlit2015 ecotype Zavitan chromosome 2B, WEW_v2.0, whole genome shotgun sequence DNA encoding:
- the LOC119368521 gene encoding tropinone reductase homolog At2g29290-like; this encodes MAVDYGSREERWSLAGTTALVTGGSKGIGHAIVEELAGFGARVHTCSRNGAELEECRRRWGEKNLQVTVSVCDVSIRADREKLMETVRETFNSKLDILVNNAGQLLFKPTTECTMEEYSNLLTTNLESSFHLNQLAHPLLIHASIAGGGSIINMSSIGGSIGYAGSTIYATTKGAMNQLTRSLATEWASDKIRVNGIAPGFVTTDMLKDMDTEYVKEEHSKTPLGRSGKPVEIASAVSFLCMPAASFITGQIICIDGGRTISA